ATTCCAACGATTCCCGCAGGAGACTCGCATGACCCCACGCATGCCGCGCCGCATCGCGCTCAAGGCGCTCGGCACCATGGCCCTGGCCGCCGCTTCCATTACCGCTCTTGCCGCCGACAACTGGCCGTCCAAGCCGATCACGCTGGTCGTGCCGTTTGCCTCGGGTGGCACGACTGACATCATCGGACGTGCCGTGGGCCAGCGGCTGGGCGAGGCGCTGGGCCAGCCCGTGGTGGTCGACAACCGGCCCGGCGCCGGCGGCACGATTGGCGGGGCGCTGGTGGCGCGCGCCAACCCGGACGGCTACACGTTCCTGCTGGCCACGGTGGCGCATACGATGGCGCCCGGCATCTACAAGACGCTGCCCTACGACTTCCAGAAGGACCTGGAGCCCATCGGCATGGTGGCGCTGACGCCGAACGTGCTGATCGTCAATCCGTCGATTCCGGCCAAGAACGTGCAGGAGCTGGTGGCCTACATCAAGGCCAATCCGGGCAAGGTCAACTACGGTTCGGCCGGCATCGGCAGCACCGAACACCTGTCGGGCGAACTGTTCCGCGCGTCCACGGGCACCGATATCTCGCATGTGCCTTACAAGGGCGGCGCGCCCATGATGACCGACCTGATGGCCGGCCAGATCCAGATGGCCATCGAGACCAGCCCGTCGGCCAACCCGCATATCAAGAGCGGCAAGGTCAAGGCGCTGGCCGTGACGTCGGCCAAGCGCTCGGCCGCCTATCCGGGCGTGCCGACCGTGGCCGAGAGCGGCGTGCCAGGCTACGAGGTAACCACCTGGTACGCGCTGATGGCGCCGCATGGCACGCCCGAGGCCGTGCGCCAGCGCATGAGTGCGGAACTGGCCAAGGTGCTGAAGCAGCCGGACGTGCAGAAGCGCTTTGACGAGCAGGGTGTGACCGCCGGCGACATGACGCCGCCGCAGCTGGCCGGCTTCATCAAGACCGAAACCACCAAGTGGACCAAGGTGGCAAAGGACTCGGGCGCGAAGGCCGAATAAGCCAGGCAAGCAAGGCAAGCCCGGTCAGGCGGCCGCCGGGGCCACCCAGCGCGCCAGCACCTGGGCCAGCTCCACCGCCGGGACCGGCCGGCCGAACAGCCAGCCCTGGCCGTAGTCCACGCCCTGCGCGCGCAGGAAATCGGCCTGGGCGCGGTCCTCGATGCCTTCGGCCACCAGCTGCAGCCCCAGCGACTGGGCCATGGCGATGATGTGGGGCGCCACGGTGCTCGACGCCGCCTCCTGCCCAATCGTGTCGACAAACGACTTGTCGATCTTCAGCGCGTCCACCTTGAAGCTCTGCAGGTACGACAGGCTGGAGTAGCCCGTGCCGAAATCGTCGATATAGACCGGATGGCCGGCGTCGCGGAACGCCTGGATGGTGTCGCGCGCCACGTCGGGCTCCAGGAAGCCGCGCTCGGTGGCCTCGATGCGGATCTGGTCCGGCGAGATGCCGCTGCCGCGCAGCCGCGCCGTCAGCACGCTCAGGAAGCGGCGGCTTTTCAGGTCTTCCGCGCCCACGTTGATCGATACATAGAAAGACGGATGCCGGCGCAGCAGCGTGCCAAGCTCCGCCAGCACGATATCGAGCACCTGGTCGGTGATCTGCTGGATCAGGCCGGCGTTCTCGGCCATCGGGATAAACAGGTTGGGGCGCACCAGCCGGCCGTGGCGGCGCCATCGGACCAGGGCCTCCACGCCCACGCACTGGTTGTCGGCCAGCGACACGATGGGCTGGTAGTGCACGGCCATCTCGTGCCGCCGCACCGCGCCGCGCAGTTCGCCCTCCAGGCTGAAGCGGCGCGTGGCGCGGCGCCAGACCAGGATGCCGAGCGGCACGCCGGCGGCCAGGCCCACCACCAGACCGCCCACCAGCAGCGCCTTCCAGTTGGTCAGCAGCGCCGCGCGCGGCGCCAGCACCACCACCGCCAGCGGCATCGTGCGCGACTTGCGCAGGACCACCGATGCGTCGTCGTCGTGGGCGTCGCCGCCCGATCCGTAGACGTGGTCGGCATAGGCCCGCTGCAGCCGTGCCAGGTTGGCGCCCTGCGACGCCGCGAAAATGCGTCCGGCATCGGTCTGCACGGCGGCCAGCATGCGCGATTCGCGGTCAACCACGTCGACGAAGGTCTGTGGGTCCAGCCCGACATAGCTGCCGTTGCGGCCCAGCAGCATCGAGCGGCGCGGCGCGGCAAACGGGTTGGGCTGGTCGAACCAGTAGTCGAGGCCGTCGGGGGTGCGCCAGTCGGGCGGCGGCAGGATGAACTGGTC
This region of Cupriavidus sp. EM10 genomic DNA includes:
- a CDS encoding tripartite tricarboxylate transporter substrate binding protein, which gives rise to MTPRMPRRIALKALGTMALAAASITALAADNWPSKPITLVVPFASGGTTDIIGRAVGQRLGEALGQPVVVDNRPGAGGTIGGALVARANPDGYTFLLATVAHTMAPGIYKTLPYDFQKDLEPIGMVALTPNVLIVNPSIPAKNVQELVAYIKANPGKVNYGSAGIGSTEHLSGELFRASTGTDISHVPYKGGAPMMTDLMAGQIQMAIETSPSANPHIKSGKVKALAVTSAKRSAAYPGVPTVAESGVPGYEVTTWYALMAPHGTPEAVRQRMSAELAKVLKQPDVQKRFDEQGVTAGDMTPPQLAGFIKTETTKWTKVAKDSGAKAE
- a CDS encoding EAL domain-containing protein, whose amino-acid sequence is MQRSWFVVVTIVLATMATLFPVGIGVFMAQLEASRRESEQLSVFADAAVMRAETVMTQALNALQDLESLREEPCSPSHLVEMRRITYTYRHIQDAGAYRGGKRLCSALLGAVQADQFILPPPDWRTPDGLDYWFDQPNPFAAPRRSMLLGRNGSYVGLDPQTFVDVVDRESRMLAAVQTDAGRIFAASQGANLARLQRAYADHVYGSGGDAHDDDASVVLRKSRTMPLAVVVLAPRAALLTNWKALLVGGLVVGLAAGVPLGILVWRRATRRFSLEGELRGAVRRHEMAVHYQPIVSLADNQCVGVEALVRWRRHGRLVRPNLFIPMAENAGLIQQITDQVLDIVLAELGTLLRRHPSFYVSINVGAEDLKSRRFLSVLTARLRGSGISPDQIRIEATERGFLEPDVARDTIQAFRDAGHPVYIDDFGTGYSSLSYLQSFKVDALKIDKSFVDTIGQEAASSTVAPHIIAMAQSLGLQLVAEGIEDRAQADFLRAQGVDYGQGWLFGRPVPAVELAQVLARWVAPAAA